A single genomic interval of Alteromonas sp. BL110 harbors:
- a CDS encoding ThiF family adenylyltransferase, with amino-acid sequence MFDYNDAFSRNIGWVTEEEQQKLKSSKVAIGGLGGVGGDHAIVCARMGISNFNISDLDTYDYANFNRQAGAFVSTVGKEKSVVMEETLKDINPDAKVVNFKRGITLENLDEFLDGVDVYIDSLDIFALEIRRHVFRRCYELGIPTITAAPMGMGTAMLCFKPGKMSFDEYFAMIDAPAQATDEEKDLYFENNIVRFVIGVSPSVQQRHYLVQNSSVNFMKKKVPSTCMGISLAAGVLCTNVLKLLLNRGDVVCAPRGLHFDAYRNNLIKTWRPWGNKNPLQKYMFKKVKQLLNDNKETA; translated from the coding sequence ATGTTTGATTATAACGATGCATTTTCGAGAAATATCGGCTGGGTAACTGAAGAAGAGCAGCAAAAACTTAAGAGCAGTAAAGTGGCTATCGGTGGCCTTGGTGGTGTGGGTGGTGACCACGCTATAGTCTGTGCTCGCATGGGAATATCTAATTTCAATATTTCAGATCTTGATACCTATGACTACGCAAACTTTAACCGTCAAGCTGGTGCCTTTGTATCTACTGTTGGTAAAGAAAAATCTGTAGTGATGGAAGAAACACTTAAAGATATTAACCCCGATGCAAAAGTTGTCAATTTTAAGCGAGGCATAACGCTTGAAAACCTTGATGAGTTTCTCGATGGTGTTGATGTCTATATAGATAGTCTAGATATCTTCGCGTTAGAAATTCGCAGACACGTGTTTCGGCGTTGTTACGAGCTCGGAATTCCAACGATAACGGCTGCGCCTATGGGGATGGGTACGGCAATGCTGTGCTTTAAACCGGGAAAGATGTCATTCGACGAATATTTCGCCATGATTGACGCCCCAGCTCAAGCAACCGATGAAGAAAAAGACCTTTATTTTGAAAATAATATTGTGCGTTTTGTCATAGGTGTATCGCCTTCCGTACAGCAAAGGCATTATTTGGTTCAGAACTCTTCAGTGAACTTTATGAAAAAGAAAGTTCCTTCAACATGCATGGGCATTTCACTCGCCGCCGGAGTGTTATGTACAAATGTGCTTAAGCTGTTATTGAACCGAGGGGATGTTGTTTGCGCGCCTAGGGGGCTGCATTTTGATGCCTACAGAAATAATTTAATAAAAACGTGGCGACCTTGGGGAAACAAAAACCCTCTTCAAAAGTATATGTTTAAAAAGGTTAAACAACTTTTAAATGACAACAAAGAAACTGCGTGA
- the prsT gene encoding XrtA/PEP-CTERM system TPR-repeat protein PrsT — protein MKYYSKFTVVSLFCVLAACTNNSPEELMADAADLLDKGQLQEASVTLKNVIKNNPGLLEAREMLGFAYLYQGLYLAAQKEFERSESKLSDEGTVALSEAYLWLEEYESIGDLEASTEGSLKDTLKLYKAIALYRSSSLSKATIAFREVTLSSNVDIAAIAKAYLLIINDDAQPALKELHRVNEAVNLSPIALQLKFTLETFSNDWPEAVSTAKRWLDLRPADYKIKTQLATALVNAGKFKDAELYVKQLLQLSPEQPYFNQLNGTILISRKDFKGATLYLDKAIKNGRSNQVTRLLAAVAHYQLENYEQAYQNLSTIIDSLPKDHYAKRLYTSIQLRLGYTQDGINTINSIPELGQEDLLYIVETSRLLVQKNELSEAKRLVDKIDASKIEDGEMLRNIGLLKLFTGESGIPELERNLDNSSDDINSIYLLLIAYIENNEYEKAYELVETRFAGKQNIIGRLTAKGFVQRSAGDMNAAQETYSQLRELKPENFDAMLFFIEQSIREKDFENAASKLSDALEVYPLSTRLLMRSFQVHQRIGDLSPSISQLESAQSQSEDPQYALLYAAALLLDEQYKLTVDFLRKNEISLENVPKYWMLLGNAYAKQANYNEARNAFSKWRKQAPSVSSFVQSIELEEIDNNFSEAQRLINEAKRTLGKNSTLDLLATRLMLLEGNNEDAKQAYIGLPETAKNSIIGHLIKGRLEIIDGNYKSALSILEPLYNEVPSTELALLIFSSLEKLGQEKRVIAFTQSHLERAASNVKLRLIFANYLLERRPKLAIEHYDSLVKSEKEDSPLVLNNLAWLLNEDGKPARALNHIEKANELVPNNPNILSTYAAILSSLSEHEKAIQKANDAFVLSNKNASIGINYVRVLIKAGRKNEAKRVASSIIPVTIVQETQLNELKQQFQL, from the coding sequence GTGAAATATTATTCTAAGTTCACTGTTGTATCGTTGTTTTGTGTATTAGCCGCATGTACAAATAACTCGCCTGAAGAATTAATGGCTGACGCCGCAGACCTGCTAGATAAAGGGCAATTGCAGGAAGCATCGGTAACGCTCAAAAACGTTATCAAAAATAACCCTGGGCTATTGGAAGCCAGAGAAATGCTAGGGTTCGCATACCTCTATCAGGGGCTATACCTTGCGGCTCAGAAAGAATTTGAACGCTCAGAAAGTAAGTTAAGCGACGAAGGAACAGTTGCACTGTCAGAAGCATATTTGTGGCTTGAAGAGTATGAAAGTATTGGAGACTTAGAGGCTTCAACTGAGGGCAGTTTAAAAGATACATTGAAACTATATAAAGCTATTGCCTTATATCGTTCCAGCAGTCTCTCAAAAGCCACCATTGCTTTCCGCGAAGTAACTTTATCTTCAAACGTTGATATTGCCGCGATAGCAAAGGCCTATTTATTGATCATTAATGACGACGCTCAACCTGCTTTAAAAGAATTGCATAGGGTAAATGAAGCGGTAAATCTATCTCCCATTGCGCTTCAATTGAAATTCACGCTGGAAACCTTCTCAAATGATTGGCCAGAAGCGGTAAGTACTGCAAAGCGATGGTTAGATTTAAGACCAGCCGATTATAAAATAAAAACACAACTTGCCACTGCACTAGTAAATGCGGGAAAATTTAAAGACGCCGAGCTTTACGTTAAACAACTATTGCAGTTGAGCCCTGAACAACCCTACTTCAATCAGTTAAATGGCACAATTTTGATTTCTCGAAAGGATTTCAAAGGTGCAACGCTCTACCTAGACAAAGCAATTAAAAATGGGCGTTCTAATCAAGTAACAAGACTTTTGGCGGCAGTTGCGCACTATCAACTCGAAAACTATGAGCAAGCTTATCAGAACCTTTCGACAATTATTGATTCTTTACCTAAAGACCATTATGCGAAGAGGCTCTATACAAGCATTCAGTTAAGACTGGGGTATACACAGGACGGTATCAACACTATTAATAGTATACCTGAGCTTGGCCAAGAAGATTTGCTCTATATTGTAGAAACATCGAGGCTATTAGTTCAAAAAAATGAATTAAGCGAAGCAAAACGACTAGTAGATAAAATAGACGCTTCCAAAATAGAAGACGGTGAAATGCTCCGTAATATTGGGTTGTTAAAACTTTTCACTGGAGAAAGCGGCATACCCGAATTAGAAAGAAATCTAGATAACTCGTCTGACGATATAAACAGCATCTACCTTTTATTGATTGCTTATATTGAAAATAATGAGTATGAAAAAGCCTATGAATTAGTCGAAACACGTTTTGCAGGTAAACAAAATATTATAGGCCGGTTAACCGCAAAAGGTTTTGTACAGCGCTCCGCAGGTGATATGAATGCCGCTCAAGAGACTTATTCGCAACTCAGAGAACTAAAGCCCGAAAACTTTGATGCGATGCTTTTTTTTATTGAGCAGTCAATAAGAGAGAAAGACTTTGAAAACGCTGCATCAAAGCTTTCAGATGCACTTGAAGTTTATCCGCTCAGCACAAGGTTATTGATGCGTTCATTTCAAGTACATCAGCGTATCGGGGACCTATCACCGTCAATTTCCCAGTTAGAGTCTGCCCAATCACAATCAGAAGACCCCCAATACGCGCTACTCTATGCAGCCGCACTACTTCTTGATGAACAGTATAAGTTAACCGTCGACTTTCTTAGAAAAAATGAGATATCGCTTGAAAACGTGCCAAAATATTGGATGCTTTTAGGCAACGCTTATGCGAAACAAGCAAATTACAATGAAGCACGAAACGCATTTTCGAAGTGGCGTAAGCAAGCCCCTTCTGTGTCATCTTTTGTTCAAAGTATAGAGCTTGAGGAAATAGATAATAATTTCTCAGAGGCTCAACGACTTATAAATGAGGCAAAACGCACACTGGGTAAAAACTCTACTTTAGACCTTCTAGCTACCAGATTGATGCTGTTGGAAGGTAACAATGAAGATGCAAAACAAGCTTATATAGGATTGCCAGAAACCGCTAAGAACAGTATTATCGGTCACCTTATTAAAGGACGTCTTGAAATCATTGATGGTAACTATAAATCGGCCCTATCAATTCTTGAGCCTCTCTATAATGAAGTGCCGTCAACAGAGCTAGCTTTACTTATATTCTCCTCCCTTGAAAAGCTTGGACAAGAAAAACGTGTGATTGCATTCACACAATCTCATCTCGAAAGAGCTGCAAGTAACGTGAAGCTCCGTCTTATCTTCGCTAACTATTTACTCGAGCGACGTCCAAAATTGGCGATAGAACATTACGACTCTCTTGTTAAAAGTGAAAAAGAAGACAGTCCACTTGTATTAAACAATTTAGCTTGGCTTCTGAACGAAGATGGTAAACCCGCGCGGGCGTTAAATCATATCGAAAAAGCGAACGAGTTAGTACCTAACAACCCCAACATTCTGTCAACCTACGCGGCCATTTTATCTTCTTTGTCTGAGCATGAGAAAGCGATACAGAAAGCCAACGATGCTTTTGTGCTAAGTAATAAAAATGCCTCTATCGGAATTAATTACGTTAGGGTTTTAATAAAAGCAGGTAGAAAGAATGAAGCGAAACGTGTAGCTTCCTCTATCATTCCAGTAACGATAGTTCAGGAAACACAACTAAACGAATTGAAACAACAGTTTCAACTTTAG